A genomic window from Glycine soja cultivar W05 chromosome 10, ASM419377v2, whole genome shotgun sequence includes:
- the LOC114371501 gene encoding uncharacterized protein LOC114371501 produces MEEEKKEKMVKDDKQELSLFRDATLSMCRRLGELEIMPTRMTLQLADRSITRSHGVIEDVLVRVKHFNFPTDFVVMDIDEDLEIPIILGCPFMSTASCVVDMGKKKLELGIDNQKISFDLFDEEKHLSDQNVCLQVKEFDEKVLKDRTKSDLG; encoded by the exons ATGGAggaggagaagaaggagaaaatggTGAAGGATGACAAACAAGAGCTG tcattatttagggatgcCACACTCTCCATGTGTAGAAGGTTGGgggagttggaaataatgcctACAAGAATGACTTTACAGCTAGCTGATCGCTCCATAACCAGATCCCACGGTgttattgaagatgttttggttcgAGTCAAACATTTCAATTTCCCAACTGATTTTGTAGTGATGGACATAGATGAGGATCTTGAAATTCCCATAATTTTGGGATGCCCTTTCATGTCCACTGCAAGTTGTGTAGTAGACATGGGAAAGAAAAAGCTGGAGTTAGGCATTGATAATCAGAAAATCAGCTTCGACTTGTTTGATGAAGAAAAACATTTGTCGGACCAAAATGTCTGCTTACAGGTGAAGGAGTTTGATGAGAAGGTTCTAAAGGATAGAACCAAGAGTGATCTAGGATAA